A genomic segment from Gossypium hirsutum isolate 1008001.06 chromosome D04, Gossypium_hirsutum_v2.1, whole genome shotgun sequence encodes:
- the LOC107899208 gene encoding serine/threonine-protein phosphatase PP2A-4 catalytic subunit: MGANSSPTDLTTDLDEQISQLMQCKPLSEQQVRALCDKAKEILMKESNVQPVRSPVTICGDIHGQFHDLAELFRTGGKCPDTNYLFMGDYVDRGYYSVETVTLLVALKVRYSQRITILRGNHESRQITQVYGFYDECLRKYGNANVWKIFTDLFDYFPLTALVESEIFCLHGGLSPSIETLDNIRNFDRVQEVPHEGPMCDLLWSDPDDRCGWGISPRGAGYTFGQDISEQFNHTNSLKLIARAHQLVMDGFNWAHEQKVVTIFSAPNYCYRCGNMASILEVDDCKSHTFIQFEPAPRRGEPDVTRRTPDYFL, encoded by the exons ATGGGCGCCAATTCGTCACCAACAGACTTGACCACTGATCTCGATGAGCAGATCTCGCAGCTCATGCAGTGTAAGCCACTTTCGGAGCAGCAG GTCAGAGCATTGTGTGATAAGGCAAAGGAAATACTGATGAAAGAAAGCAATGTCCAG CCTGTGAGAAGCCCGGTGACAATTTGTGGTGATATCCATGGGCAGTTTCATGATCTTGCAGAACTTTTTCGAACTGGAGGGAAG TGCCCTGATACAAACTACTTGTTTATGGGAGATTATGTGGATCGTGGATACTATTCTGTTGAAACCGTTACG cTGTTGGTGGCTTTAAAAGTTCGTTATTCACAGCGGATTACCATTCTCAGAGGAAATCATGAAAGCCGCCAG ATCACTCAAGTTTATGGGTTTTATGATGAATGTCTTCGGAA GTATGGCAATGCTAATGTTTGGAAGATCTTTACAGACCTTTTTGACTATTTTCCATTAACTGCTTTG GTGGAATCAGAAATATTTTGTCTGCATGGTGGATTGTCCCCTTCAATTGAAACCCTGGATAATATAAGAAACTTTGATCGTGTTCAAGAGGTTCCTCATGAAGGACCCATGTGTGATTTATTGTGGTCTGACCCAGATGATAGATGCGGTTGGGGTATTTCACCACGTGGTGCTGGATATACTTTTGGTCAG GATATATCTGAACAATTCAATCACACCAACAGTTTAAAATTGATTGCTAGAGCTCATCAGCTGGTTATGGATGGATTTAACTGGGCACAT GAACAAAAGGTGGTTACTATATTCAGTGCTCCTAATTATTGTTACCGCTGTGGAAACATGGCTTCTATATTGGAAGTTGACGATTGCAAGAGTCACACATTCATCCAg TTTGAGCCAGCTCCAAGGAGAGGTGAACCTGATGTTACCCGTAGAACACCGGATTACTTCCTGTGA